The proteins below are encoded in one region of Flavobacterium nackdongense:
- a CDS encoding glycoside hydrolase family 27 protein: MKYIKRIVLALIFGISAFSQVQDKNKSVESKSEVAKNKSNLAVTPPMGWNSFDAYDCRINEKEFKATVDYMAENLLQYGWNYAVIDYIWWNPEPGNWNTPKRKGHPDIQFNADGSLKFPKDVTMDQYGRLLPSVERFPSAANGKGFKPIADYVHGKGMKFGIHIMRGIHRAAAFNGTPIMGSKATAKDIAEPFDTCNWCNNMFGVDASKAGAQEYYNSIFNLYAQWGVDFIKADDTMFPPYHKEEIEMMHKAIAQCGRPMVLSLSCGEAPVSRASHLIENANMWRISGDFWDNWESLEHNFDLLNAWSPFIGEGHWPDGDMLPIGRLSLDDRPHGKERMSNFTVPEHYTLMSLWSMAKSPLIMGGDLLTTAESTMKFLKNSEILYVNQHSTDNRQVIKNDGQAVWIATDPKNGDRFIALFNLSEKEKEVKFTLENEGIRGDYSVRDLWEKKDIGIINTQIRAKIDSHGAKVFRLTKVVK, encoded by the coding sequence ATGAAGTATATTAAAAGAATAGTTTTGGCTTTGATTTTTGGAATTTCAGCATTTTCGCAGGTTCAGGACAAAAATAAAAGTGTTGAAAGCAAAAGCGAAGTTGCTAAGAATAAATCAAATTTGGCTGTAACCCCACCTATGGGTTGGAATAGTTTTGATGCCTATGATTGTAGAATAAATGAAAAAGAATTTAAGGCTACGGTTGATTATATGGCTGAAAACCTTTTGCAATACGGATGGAATTATGCTGTAATTGATTATATCTGGTGGAATCCAGAACCAGGAAATTGGAATACACCAAAACGAAAGGGACATCCGGACATCCAGTTTAATGCTGACGGGAGTCTTAAATTCCCTAAAGATGTTACTATGGATCAATACGGAAGACTGCTGCCCTCGGTAGAGCGTTTTCCTTCTGCAGCCAATGGAAAAGGATTCAAGCCAATTGCCGATTATGTTCACGGAAAAGGAATGAAATTTGGAATACACATTATGCGTGGGATCCATAGAGCAGCAGCTTTCAATGGTACGCCAATAATGGGAAGTAAAGCAACTGCAAAAGATATTGCCGAACCATTCGATACCTGTAATTGGTGTAACAACATGTTTGGTGTTGACGCATCCAAAGCTGGGGCACAAGAATATTACAATTCAATTTTCAATTTATATGCCCAATGGGGAGTAGATTTTATTAAAGCGGATGACACCATGTTTCCTCCTTATCATAAAGAGGAAATCGAAATGATGCACAAAGCTATTGCCCAATGTGGTAGACCGATGGTCCTAAGTTTGTCGTGTGGTGAAGCACCCGTTTCTAGAGCCTCACATTTAATAGAAAATGCCAATATGTGGAGAATTTCTGGTGATTTTTGGGATAATTGGGAATCATTAGAGCATAACTTCGATTTATTAAATGCCTGGTCTCCTTTTATTGGTGAGGGACATTGGCCGGATGGCGATATGTTACCAATAGGGCGTTTGTCACTAGATGACCGTCCTCATGGGAAAGAAAGAATGTCAAATTTTACAGTGCCTGAGCATTATACGTTAATGAGTTTATGGTCTATGGCAAAATCTCCTTTAATAATGGGTGGCGATTTATTGACAACAGCAGAAAGTACTATGAAATTTTTGAAAAATAGTGAAATTCTTTATGTTAATCAACATTCTACAGATAATAGACAAGTCATAAAAAATGATGGACAAGCGGTGTGGATAGCAACTGACCCAAAAAACGGAGATCGATTTATAGCGTTGTTTAATTTATCAGAAAAAGAAAAGGAAGTTAAATTTACTTTAGAAAATGAAGGTATTCGAGGGGATTATAGTGTCCGTGATTTATGGGAGAAAAAAGATATAGGAATAATAAATACACAAATTAGAGCTAAGATTGATAGTCACGGAGCGAAAGTATTTAGATTAACTAAAGTAGTTAAATAG
- a CDS encoding glycoside hydrolase family 43 protein — MRIYIRISFLLLSLTGFSQLKTLADIRVRDPFIYTDSISKTYYLYAQTGNRLLDNDTIKGVEVYKSTNLKDWSGPDTVFSAPSDHWGKRMVWAPEMHYYKGKYFLFVTFTGDEMALKPKEQPEQYRRGTQILVADKPTGPFKAFTNKPTTPKEWMSLDGTLWVENHVPYMVFCHEWAQIGDGTMELIQLKDDLSGTVGVPRTLFKATEAKWVRSLSTTGFKYHGYVTDGCFLYKTKTGKLLMIWSSFGDKGYGLGQLISESGSIKGPWKQIDKMIFEEGGGHGMIFKTFEGKSMLCLHQPNKGDKERTQIYELIDSGDYLDILK, encoded by the coding sequence ATGAGGATTTATATTCGAATTTCTTTTTTATTGCTTAGTCTAACAGGTTTTTCACAATTAAAAACATTAGCAGACATTCGAGTTAGGGATCCTTTTATTTACACAGATAGTATTTCTAAAACCTATTATTTATATGCACAAACGGGGAATCGTTTACTTGATAACGATACCATAAAAGGTGTTGAAGTGTATAAAAGTACTAATTTGAAGGATTGGTCAGGACCTGATACTGTTTTTTCAGCTCCGAGCGACCATTGGGGCAAAAGAATGGTTTGGGCACCTGAAATGCATTATTATAAAGGTAAATATTTTTTATTTGTAACCTTTACGGGTGATGAAATGGCTTTAAAACCGAAGGAACAGCCAGAGCAATATCGTAGAGGAACTCAAATATTAGTGGCAGACAAACCGACAGGTCCATTTAAAGCTTTTACCAATAAACCTACGACTCCAAAAGAATGGATGAGTTTAGATGGTACGTTATGGGTTGAAAATCATGTGCCTTATATGGTTTTTTGTCACGAATGGGCACAGATTGGAGATGGTACGATGGAATTGATTCAATTAAAAGACGATTTATCCGGCACTGTTGGAGTTCCGCGAACCTTGTTCAAGGCTACAGAGGCTAAATGGGTAAGAAGTTTGTCTACTACTGGCTTCAAATATCATGGTTATGTTACCGATGGTTGTTTTCTTTATAAAACAAAAACTGGAAAGTTGTTGATGATTTGGTCAAGTTTTGGAGATAAAGGATACGGTTTGGGACAATTAATTTCAGAGTCTGGGTCTATAAAAGGCCCTTGGAAGCAAATTGATAAAATGATTTTTGAAGAAGGCGGAGGACATGGGATGATATTCAAAACATTTGAAGGGAAATCAATGCTTTGTTTGCATCAGCCCAATAAGGGAGACAAAGAAAGAACCCAAATTTATGAATTGATAGATAGTGGTGATTATCTAGATATTTTGAAATAA